The nucleotide window GGGCAGCGCGGCTACTGCAACCTACGCGAGAACCAGGGCGGGCGGATGGCGGTGCTGGCTGGCGGCCCCGAGGTCGGCGTCCTCCACTGGTACTACGATCCCCTGCCCACCAACTGCGTGGCCATGGACGTCTGCGGCGAGCGGGGGGCCATGCGGGGGGCTACCGGGAAGGCTAACCTGGCCGTGTTCTACGGCGCATGCTCGCTGAACTGCCTGTTCTGCCAGAACTGGCACTACATGCAGAACGCGCAGACGCTGAGCCCGCAGATGAGCGCGGCGGCGCTGGCCGAGGCGGCCACCGACCGCGTCGCCTGCATCTGCTACTTCGGGGGCGACCCGACCCCGCAACTCCCACACGCCCTGACAGCGTCGCGCCTGGCCGCTGAGCGTGCGGTGGGAGAACTCTCGGCCAGAAAGTACCCTGCGGGCGAGCACACGGTAAGTCCAGGCCGGCGCGTGCGCATCTGCTGGGAGACCAGCGGCACCATGCACCCGACCTACCTCCGCCGCATCGTAGACATGTCGCTAGAAAGCGGCGGCACCGTCAAGTTCGACCTCAAGGCCGCCAGCGAGCCGCTCCACATCGCACTCACCGGATTCTCCAACCGCCGCACCCTGGAGAACTTCGCTGCCGCCGCCGCACGCGCCCGGGAGCGCCCGGACCCTCCGCTGGTGGTGGCCAGTACGCCCATGGTCCCGGGCTACGTGGACTCAGAGGAGGTCGGCGCCATCGCCCGGGTGATCGCCGC belongs to bacterium and includes:
- a CDS encoding radical SAM protein; its protein translation is MQYILPLVLQQGRCRLCGAESVLVSRQMRVCAACIRTDPDHALPLAQAAHRRSRRLFSLPEEPPQALDGVPCSLCLHGCRMAPGQRGYCNLRENQGGRMAVLAGGPEVGVLHWYYDPLPTNCVAMDVCGERGAMRGATGKANLAVFYGACSLNCLFCQNWHYMQNAQTLSPQMSAAALAEAATDRVACICYFGGDPTPQLPHALTASRLAAERAVGELSARKYPAGEHTVSPGRRVRICWETSGTMHPTYLRRIVDMSLESGGTVKFDLKAASEPLHIALTGFSNRRTLENFAAAAARARERPDPPLVVASTPMVPGYVDSEEVGAIARVIAALDPDIPYRLLAFFPSFLMENLPTTSRAHAQRCLDAASAAGLRHVALGNRHLLGDLY